The Humulus lupulus chromosome 4, drHumLupu1.1, whole genome shotgun sequence genome has a window encoding:
- the LOC133832011 gene encoding uncharacterized protein LOC133832011, translating to MDDSDEEFEILFGDTSSSSSEELIGRVLMANRIHEMQKSQQIRQPLCTSNMSGRQYLLELLNGHPDRFCYTIRMDVNTFRSLCCRLVEMEVIEHDRVVSVEEAVVMFLWIVTHNQRVRTVAERYQHSVETVCRQFGRVLDALCYLGNEVIRPLHFNTVQAEIQNNSKYFPWFKDCVGAIDGTHVSAAVAPALKQLPYRGRKVDVTQNVMAACSFNIMFTYVYAGWEGTANDSRVLLDAIRKDDNFPMPPPGKYYVVDSGYLNMPGFLAPYRGERYHLRRFRGRGNHPRGAMELFNYRHSSLRNVIERCFGLLKARFPILKSMPPYLLGKQRRIPIACCTIHNWIKMHSINDRMFEQYSIDATLVEDNEGTESQSNTTIENQQEGDEAGKPPQINFSQAYMAQMENVRDDIAGQMWLSYNNNV from the exons ATGGATGATTCAGATGAGGAGTTTGAAATATTATTTGGTGATACTTCGTCTTCATCAAGCGAGGAATTAATTGGTCGAGTTCTCATGGCTAATCGAATACATGAGATGCAAAAATCTCAACAGATTAGACAACCACTATGCACTTCAAATATGTCTGGACGTCAATATTTACTTGAGCTGCTAAATGGACATCCTGATAGATTTTGTTACACAATTAGAATGGACGTTAATACTTTTAGATCTTTATGTTGTCGATTAGTTGAAATGGAAGTCATAGAACATGACAGGGTAGTTAGTGTTGAAGAAGCTGTTGTCATGTTTCTATGGATAGTAACACACAACCAACGAGTTAGGACTGTGGCCGAAAGATATCAACATTCGGTAGAAACTGTTTGTCGTCAGTTTGGCAGAGTGCTAGATGCATTGTGTTATTTAGGAAATGAAGTAATAAGGCCTCTTCACTTTAATACTGTGCAAgcagaaattcaaaataattcgAAGTATTTCCCATGGTTTAag GATTGTGTTGGAGCAATTGATGGTACTCATGTAAGTGCTGCAGTTGCACCAGCTCTAAAACAACTTCCATATAGAGGAAGAAAAGTAGATGTAACACAAAATGTAATGGCTGCATGCTCCTTTAATATTATGTTTACTTATGTCTACGCTGGATGGGAAGGAACAGCCAATGACTCTCGAGTGCTTCTTGATGCAATTAGAAAAGACGATAACTTTCCCATGCCACCACCAG GTAAATACTATGTTGTTGATTCTGGCTATCTAAATATGCCTGGGTTTCTAGCACCATATCGTGGTGAACGTTATCACTTGCGTCGCTTTAGAGGAAGAGGGAACCATCCTAGAGGTGCGATGGAGTTATTCAATTATAGGCACTCATCATTGCGCAATGTGATTGAACGTTGTTTTGGACTTCTTAAAGCCAGGTTTCCCATTTTGAAGTCAATGCCTCCATACTTGCTTGGAAAGCAACGTCGAATACCAATAGCATGTTGCACTATCCACAACTGGATCAAAATGCATTCTATTAATGATAGAATGTTTGAACAATATTCAATTGATGCTACACTTGTTGAAGATAATGAAGGAACTGAAAGCCAATCTAATACAACAATAGAAAACCAACAAGAAGGAGATGAAGCAGGAAAACCACCACAGATTAATTTCAGTCAAGCTTATATGGCTCAGATGGAAAATGTTAGAGATGACATTGCTGGACAAATGTGGCTTAGTTATAACAATAAtgtttag
- the LOC133832010 gene encoding uncharacterized protein At2g29880-like, giving the protein MHQLKSKFNRLRKAHREFSHLLEQTGMGWDTQTKTVTASDEVWDTYLKKYPNAKRFRKKGLQHYEMLGKIFNNTIATGGMSYASTQLPPSSVEERQQERHFVGTGAHVDIDLEFDGDNYGEEEEVTGVRRRATSAPPDAPKPKEKKNKGANSAFDQVMGELAKSISAKTEASLTRSETMRNYYESREKRISEETSNVTNSYNVEDCQSILDGIPNLDNKIYLKALHEFVATPEWRGIFMRMNEERRRAYLDSLLE; this is encoded by the exons ATGCATCAATTGAAATCCAAATTCAATCGGTTGAGAAAGGCACATCGAGAATTTTCTCATCTTTTGGAACAAACTGGTATGGGATGGGATACTCAAACAAAAACGGTTACAGCAAGTGATGAAGTATGGGACACTTATCTAAAG AAATATCCAAATGCCAAGAGATTTCGAAAAAAAGGATTGCAACATTATGAGATGCTTGGAAAAATATTCAATAATACAATAGCCACTGGTGGTATGAGTTATGCCTCCACTCAACTTCCGCCTTCTTCAGTTGAGGAACGCCAACAAGAGCGTCATTTTGTTGGCACTGGAGCACATGTTGATATTGATCTTGAATTTGATGGTGATAATTAtggagaggaagaagaagttacTGGTGTACGTCGTCGAGCTACTTCTGCTCCACCAGATGCACCAAaaccaaaagagaaaaagaacaaAGGGGCTAATTCTGCCTTCGACCAAGTGATGGGAGAACTTGCAAAAAGTATTTCTGCTAAGACTGAGGCATCATTAACACGGAGTGAGACTATGCGTAACTATTATGAATCGAGAGAAAAAAGAATTAGCGAGGAAACCAGCAATGTCACTAATTCTTACAATGTGGAAGATTGTCAAAGCATTCTTGATGGTATTCCAAATCTGGATAACAAAATATACCTCAAAGCGTTGCATGAGTTTGTAGCAACCCCAGAATGGCGCGGAATATTCATGAGAATGAATGAGGAGCGTCGACGTGCTTATCTTGATTCATTGTTGGAGTga